One window of Paludibacter propionicigenes WB4 genomic DNA carries:
- the yidC gene encoding membrane protein insertase YidC — MDKNTIFGFVLIAVIVLGYMQITKPSEKEIAAQKRYNDSIALVQQSKAHVAVKTISETVSDSVAANDTTNNSGAFGDFSVASKGEEKFYTLENELVKITLGSKGGRIYSVQLKKYSKRDSLNNAHPLILFKEKDSNLGFTFVTNNNRVINSSNLYFEPVSGITKDAKGNQTLILRLKTTGQAYIDFAYTLPANDYMLGFGIKAKDMNTIMPTGTNSLDMAWTSKIPQQEKGRKFEDRYSSIEYKYVADDVEKLSESKNDEKKLTNKVKWIAFKDQFFSSILIANEALNSTTLKSTLEGENSGYLKTYDANMSVAFDPTGKVPTTFRWYFGPNHYKTLTAYDKDAKDGHELTLNKLIPLGWGIFGWVNRFAIIPMFNFFNKFISNFGLIILLLTLVIKLVLFPLTYKSYMSSAKMRVLKPEIDEINARIPADKPAERQKATMELYGKVGVSPMSGCIPSLLQMPILFAMFSFFPAAIELRQQSFLWATDLSAYDSIMTLPFTVPFGFGNHVSLFCLLMTATNIVYTKLNMANQSTTDQPGGAVMKWMMYLMPVMFLFIFNNYASGLSYYYFIATLISIIQTYVIRGFVDEKKILAQLHAKRASNSKKPAKKGGFMERLEKMQREQQKAVQKRK; from the coding sequence ATGGATAAAAATACGATTTTTGGATTTGTGCTTATTGCAGTGATTGTCCTTGGATATATGCAAATTACCAAGCCAAGTGAGAAAGAAATTGCAGCTCAAAAACGCTACAACGATTCAATAGCACTGGTTCAACAAAGCAAAGCTCACGTTGCCGTAAAAACGATCAGCGAAACAGTTTCTGATTCGGTTGCCGCAAATGACACGACAAACAATTCAGGTGCTTTTGGCGATTTTAGTGTGGCTTCTAAAGGCGAAGAGAAATTTTACACACTAGAAAATGAGCTGGTAAAAATTACGTTGGGCAGCAAAGGTGGTAGAATTTACTCTGTGCAGCTAAAAAAATACTCAAAACGCGACTCTTTGAATAATGCTCATCCGTTGATTCTGTTCAAAGAAAAAGATAGCAACCTGGGCTTTACCTTTGTGACTAACAACAACAGAGTTATCAATAGTTCTAACCTCTATTTTGAACCGGTTTCGGGCATTACGAAGGATGCAAAAGGAAATCAAACGCTTATTTTACGCCTGAAAACCACAGGTCAGGCTTACATTGATTTTGCCTATACTTTACCGGCAAACGACTACATGCTAGGCTTTGGAATAAAAGCCAAGGACATGAATACGATAATGCCGACCGGAACCAACTCATTGGACATGGCATGGACTTCAAAAATTCCTCAACAAGAAAAAGGACGTAAATTTGAGGATCGCTATTCTTCTATTGAATATAAATATGTGGCCGATGATGTAGAAAAACTGAGTGAGAGCAAGAACGATGAGAAAAAGTTAACTAATAAGGTTAAGTGGATTGCATTTAAAGACCAGTTCTTTAGCAGCATTTTGATTGCTAATGAAGCTTTAAACTCAACGACTTTGAAAAGTACTCTCGAGGGTGAAAATTCAGGCTATCTGAAAACCTATGATGCCAATATGTCGGTAGCTTTTGATCCTACAGGCAAAGTACCTACTACCTTCCGTTGGTATTTTGGCCCAAATCATTACAAAACCCTTACTGCATACGACAAAGACGCCAAAGACGGTCATGAACTTACATTGAATAAACTGATTCCACTTGGTTGGGGTATTTTTGGTTGGGTGAACCGATTTGCCATTATCCCAATGTTCAACTTCTTCAACAAATTCATTAGCAATTTTGGGTTGATTATTTTATTATTGACCCTTGTTATCAAGCTGGTTTTATTCCCGCTGACATACAAATCGTACATGTCTAGCGCCAAAATGCGCGTATTGAAGCCTGAAATTGACGAAATCAATGCCCGTATTCCTGCAGATAAACCTGCAGAGCGTCAGAAAGCAACCATGGAGTTGTATGGCAAAGTAGGAGTCAGCCCTATGAGTGGTTGTATACCTTCATTACTACAAATGCCAATATTGTTTGCGATGTTCAGCTTCTTTCCGGCAGCTATAGAACTTCGTCAGCAAAGCTTTTTGTGGGCTACCGACTTATCTGCTTACGATTCAATCATGACATTGCCATTTACCGTTCCGTTTGGTTTTGGAAATCACGTAAGCTTATTCTGTTTACTGATGACAGCTACAAACATTGTCTACACCAAGCTCAATATGGCTAATCAGTCTACTACCGATCAACCGGGAGGCGCTGTAATGAAATGGATGATGTATCTGATGCCTGTTATGTTCTTATTTATATTTAATAATTACGCATCTGGTTTGAGCTACTACTATTTCATAGCTACATTAATTTCAATTATTCAAACCTACGTTATTCGCGGATTTGTAGATGAAAAGAAAATCCTAGCTCAGCTTCATGCTAAGCGCGCCAGCAACAGCAAGAAACCTGCTAAAAAAGGCGGATTCATGGAGCGATTAGAAAAAATGCAACGGGAACAACAAAAAGCCGTTCAGAAACGCAAGTAA
- a CDS encoding CTP synthase, with protein MKETKYIFVTGGVTSSLGKGIIAASLAKLLQARGFKVTNQKLDPYINVDPGTLNPYEHGECYVTVDGHEADLDLGHYERFTNVETHRANNITTGRIYQNVINKERRGDYLGKTVQIIPHITDEIKRNIKLLGNKGDFDFVITEIGGTVGDIESLPYIESVRQLRWELGKNCLIVHLTYVPYLAAAKELKTKPTQHSVKALQEQGVQADVLVLRTEHNISMDIRKKVALFCNVEPSAVMQSIDVPTIYRVPLNMQEEKLDEVVLTKMGFDLDKTPKADMEKWTAFVEKLENAKEEVHIAIVGKYVQLPDSYKSIIESLIHASAYNCKKLKLELILSDKLNDENVEKKLGKKDGVIVAPGFGQRGMEGKFAALKYTREHNIPTLGICMGMQTMSIEFARNILGYADANSTEIDPDTTHKVVDIMEEQKNILDLGGSMRLGAFKCKLKKGSKVRDIYNKENINERHRHRYEFNNAYKEDFEKAGMICSGLNEESDLVEIIELQSHKWYVGVQFHPEYSSTVVNPHPLFISFMKAAIEK; from the coding sequence GTGAAAGAAACAAAGTACATTTTTGTAACCGGTGGTGTTACTTCCTCATTAGGCAAAGGAATTATTGCAGCTTCGCTCGCTAAACTACTACAAGCCAGAGGCTTCAAGGTAACCAATCAGAAATTAGATCCTTACATCAATGTTGATCCGGGAACGCTTAACCCCTACGAACACGGCGAATGCTATGTAACTGTAGACGGACACGAGGCCGATCTGGATTTAGGTCATTACGAACGTTTTACGAACGTAGAAACACATCGTGCCAACAATATCACTACAGGTCGGATTTATCAGAACGTAATTAACAAAGAACGCCGTGGCGATTATTTGGGAAAAACAGTTCAGATTATCCCTCACATTACCGACGAAATTAAACGAAACATAAAACTGCTTGGCAACAAAGGCGACTTTGATTTTGTCATCACCGAAATAGGTGGAACAGTTGGAGATATTGAATCGCTACCGTATATAGAAAGTGTACGTCAGTTACGTTGGGAATTAGGCAAAAACTGCCTGATCGTTCATCTTACCTATGTACCTTATTTGGCTGCCGCTAAAGAATTAAAGACAAAACCCACACAACACTCTGTAAAGGCTCTGCAGGAACAAGGTGTTCAGGCAGACGTACTGGTTTTGCGTACCGAGCACAATATCTCCATGGACATACGCAAAAAAGTTGCGCTGTTCTGTAACGTAGAACCCAGTGCTGTTATGCAATCTATTGATGTTCCAACTATTTACCGCGTTCCGCTTAACATGCAGGAAGAAAAGTTGGATGAGGTTGTTCTTACCAAAATGGGCTTTGATTTGGATAAAACGCCAAAAGCCGACATGGAAAAATGGACTGCTTTTGTGGAAAAACTGGAAAATGCGAAGGAAGAAGTTCATATTGCCATTGTTGGAAAATACGTACAATTACCTGATTCATACAAGTCTATCATAGAATCATTGATTCATGCCAGCGCATACAACTGTAAAAAATTAAAACTTGAACTAATTCTTTCTGACAAGTTAAACGACGAAAACGTAGAAAAGAAGCTTGGCAAAAAGGATGGGGTCATTGTAGCTCCCGGATTTGGCCAACGCGGCATGGAAGGCAAATTTGCAGCATTGAAATATACACGCGAGCACAATATCCCAACACTGGGTATCTGTATGGGAATGCAAACAATGTCTATTGAGTTTGCCCGCAACATACTGGGTTACGCCGATGCCAATAGCACCGAAATTGATCCGGATACCACGCACAAAGTGGTGGACATAATGGAAGAACAAAAAAACATCCTGGATCTGGGTGGAAGTATGCGTTTAGGAGCTTTCAAATGCAAACTTAAAAAAGGATCGAAAGTACGAGACATTTACAACAAAGAAAACATAAACGAACGGCATCGTCATCGTTACGAATTCAACAATGCTTACAAAGAGGATTTTGAAAAAGCAGGAATGATTTGCAGCGGTTTAAACGAAGAATCGGATTTGGTTGAAATCATCGAATTACAATCACACAAATGGTATGTCGGGGTTCAATTCCACCCTGAGTACAGTAGTACGGTTGTTAATCCACATCCGCTTTTCATAAGCTTTATGAAAGCTGCCATTGAAAAATAA
- a CDS encoding adenylyltransferase/cytidyltransferase family protein encodes MAKKVFVSGCYDMLHSGHVAFFEEAAQLGDLYVGIGSDKTIFELKARKTINSDAERLYMVKSLKTVKDAWINRGSGLLDFLEEIKHLRPDIFFVNADGHTLAKENLCNELGIEYVVSKRIPHGNLPPRSTTALRQECNIPYRIDLAGGWLDQPYVSKHAGGSVLTICIEPDYEFNDRSGMSTSSRKKAIELWQSDVPEGDKEKLARMLFCFENPPGTKYVSGSQDSLGITVPGLNNLYYEGDFWPSKIQSVLDDDILDWIEQRLWMIPLYPRHKDYDVLADTHITPQNVQELSDATKACWDALLAKDAVAVGKAMTQSFDAQITMFPNMISEDILSQIESYKSRVLGWKISGAGGGGYMIFFSEEPLENAIQIRIRRQ; translated from the coding sequence ATGGCGAAAAAGGTTTTTGTGAGTGGTTGTTATGATATGCTTCACAGTGGTCACGTTGCTTTTTTTGAAGAGGCAGCTCAATTAGGAGACTTGTATGTTGGCATAGGCTCCGATAAGACTATTTTTGAATTGAAAGCGAGAAAAACCATAAATTCCGATGCCGAGAGGCTTTATATGGTAAAATCGCTGAAAACAGTGAAAGATGCCTGGATTAATAGAGGTAGTGGTCTGCTTGATTTTTTGGAAGAAATAAAACACTTGCGTCCTGATATATTTTTTGTAAATGCCGATGGACATACATTGGCCAAAGAAAATCTTTGTAATGAATTGGGAATTGAGTATGTGGTAAGTAAACGTATCCCTCATGGTAATTTGCCTCCCCGCTCTACGACTGCTTTACGTCAGGAGTGCAACATTCCTTACAGAATAGATTTAGCCGGAGGTTGGTTAGATCAGCCTTATGTGAGCAAACATGCTGGAGGTTCGGTTCTGACAATCTGTATAGAGCCTGATTATGAGTTTAATGATCGGAGCGGGATGTCAACCAGTAGCCGAAAGAAAGCTATTGAACTTTGGCAGTCGGATGTGCCTGAAGGCGATAAAGAAAAGCTAGCACGGATGTTATTCTGCTTCGAAAATCCTCCGGGAACAAAGTATGTGAGCGGATCTCAGGATTCGTTGGGAATTACTGTACCAGGTTTAAACAACCTTTATTACGAAGGAGATTTTTGGCCATCAAAAATTCAAAGCGTTCTGGATGATGATATCCTCGATTGGATTGAGCAGCGTTTGTGGATGATTCCGCTATATCCGCGTCACAAAGACTATGATGTATTGGCTGATACGCATATAACTCCGCAAAATGTGCAAGAGCTAAGTGATGCAACTAAAGCCTGTTGGGATGCATTGCTGGCAAAAGATGCTGTGGCTGTAGGGAAAGCCATGACTCAAAGTTTCGATGCTCAGATTACCATGTTTCCAAATATGATTTCAGAAGATATCTTGTCGCAGATAGAATCATATAAAAGTCGCGTACTGGGTTGGAAAATAAGTGGTGCAGGAGGTGGTGGCTATATGATTTTCTTTAGCGAGGAACCATTGGAAAATGCAATTCAGATTAGAATAAGACGGCAATAA
- the trpB gene encoding tryptophan synthase subunit beta, with amino-acid sequence MQNETNSNSPLGAGGIDENGYYGEFGGAYIPEILHGSFERLKEAFYAIKDDAGFKAEYYELLKNYVGRPSPLYFASRLSAEYGTKVYLKREDLNHTGAHKINNALGQILLAKRMGKTRIIAETGAGQHGVATATACALMGLECIVFMGKTDVERQFLNVQKMRMLGATVEPVTSGNMTLKDATNEAFRYWCSNPDSFYIVGSTVGAHPYPDMVGFFQSVISEEIKWQLQEQIGRDYPDYLMACVGGGSNAMGTYYHYLNDDRVKIVSAEAGGLGVDTGETAATISLGTTGIIHGAKTLLIQDEDGQIIEPYSISAGLDYPGIGPAHAFFAKSGRTKVLAINDDEALDAAFELTRLEGIIPAIESAHALALLKKEKATFKPDDIVVLTVSGRGDKDMDTYVKHFK; translated from the coding sequence ATGCAAAACGAAACTAATTCCAACTCCCCTTTAGGAGCTGGAGGCATTGACGAAAACGGATACTACGGTGAATTTGGCGGAGCATATATCCCCGAAATTTTGCATGGTTCTTTTGAACGACTGAAGGAAGCCTTCTATGCTATAAAAGATGATGCCGGATTTAAAGCAGAATATTACGAATTGTTGAAAAACTACGTGGGACGCCCCTCGCCATTGTATTTTGCCAGTAGACTGTCGGCGGAATATGGAACAAAAGTTTACCTGAAGCGTGAAGACCTGAATCACACAGGAGCACATAAAATAAACAATGCGTTGGGACAAATTCTGCTTGCCAAACGGATGGGGAAAACCCGTATTATTGCAGAAACAGGTGCCGGGCAGCACGGTGTGGCCACAGCGACTGCTTGTGCGTTGATGGGGTTGGAATGTATTGTATTTATGGGTAAAACCGATGTGGAACGCCAGTTTCTGAATGTGCAGAAGATGCGCATGTTGGGCGCCACTGTCGAACCGGTTACAAGTGGCAATATGACGCTGAAAGATGCTACCAACGAAGCTTTTCGCTATTGGTGCTCCAATCCTGATTCTTTTTATATTGTAGGTTCCACGGTGGGTGCGCACCCTTATCCGGATATGGTGGGTTTCTTCCAATCAGTGATCAGCGAGGAAATTAAATGGCAACTGCAGGAACAAATTGGGCGTGATTATCCTGATTACCTGATGGCCTGCGTAGGCGGAGGTAGCAACGCTATGGGAACTTATTATCATTATCTGAATGATGACCGCGTGAAAATTGTATCAGCAGAAGCAGGAGGTTTAGGTGTTGATACCGGCGAAACGGCTGCAACCATTTCGTTGGGAACAACAGGTATTATCCATGGAGCCAAAACATTGTTGATTCAGGATGAAGATGGACAAATTATAGAACCCTATTCCATTTCAGCAGGATTGGATTATCCGGGAATCGGTCCTGCACATGCGTTTTTTGCAAAGTCGGGCCGAACAAAAGTGTTGGCAATAAATGACGACGAAGCACTGGATGCTGCTTTCGAACTCACCCGACTGGAAGGAATTATTCCGGCTATAGAATCGGCGCACGCGCTGGCACTCTTGAAAAAAGAAAAAGCAACTTTTAAACCCGATGATATTGTGGTTCTCACAGTTTCTGGTCGTGGTGACAAGGATATGGATACTTATGTGAAGCATTTTAAATAA
- a CDS encoding anthranilate synthase component I family protein: MKLFVHSKKMLADLQTPVGIYLKIRDLYTNSVLLESSDYHGVENSYSYIGFCPIGGISVNHFVIKEEYPDGTKLETPVTGKLTVAERFDAFLKSVELVKNDNPVGINGLFGYSSYESVQYFEDVKLTARETVPGSMPGLHYVLFKYIIAVNHFNNELTIIENLLEGETSKIAEIEEILGNNNIATYDFEAVGVEKCDISNEDYKKMVARGKEECFKGNVFQIVLSRRFYQQYKGDDFMLYRTLRSVNPSPYLFYFNFGDFRIFGSSPEAHLVVDAKKQKAFIKPIAGTFRRTGNDEKDAELAEKLSTDKKENAEHVMLVDLARNDLSRNTDHVEVEVFREVQYYSHVLHLVSSVSGQLKPDTKVIKLFADTFPAGTLSGAPKIKAMQLIDSIEPHDRGPYGGCLGYIGFDGSMNQAITIRSFVSKNNTLYYQAGAGIVAKSDEESELQEVNNKLAALKKAVDVASGR; this comes from the coding sequence ATGAAACTATTCGTTCATTCAAAAAAGATGCTGGCCGATTTACAGACGCCGGTGGGAATTTACCTCAAGATACGCGATTTATATACTAACTCTGTGTTGTTGGAAAGTTCCGATTATCACGGTGTTGAAAACAGTTACTCGTATATCGGCTTTTGTCCGATTGGTGGAATTTCGGTCAATCATTTTGTGATTAAAGAGGAATATCCCGACGGAACTAAGCTTGAAACACCGGTAACCGGAAAATTGACGGTGGCTGAGCGTTTCGATGCATTTCTGAAATCGGTTGAGCTGGTAAAAAATGATAATCCTGTGGGAATAAATGGTTTATTCGGATACTCGTCTTATGAGTCGGTGCAGTACTTTGAAGATGTAAAGCTTACAGCCCGCGAAACTGTCCCGGGAAGCATGCCGGGCTTGCATTATGTATTGTTTAAATACATTATTGCTGTGAATCATTTTAATAATGAATTGACCATTATTGAGAATTTGCTCGAAGGTGAAACCTCAAAAATTGCTGAGATAGAAGAAATTCTTGGAAATAATAACATAGCAACCTATGACTTTGAGGCTGTCGGTGTGGAAAAATGTGATATTTCAAATGAGGATTATAAGAAAATGGTAGCTCGTGGCAAAGAGGAATGCTTCAAAGGAAATGTTTTCCAGATTGTGCTTTCGCGCCGTTTTTATCAGCAATACAAAGGGGACGATTTTATGCTTTATCGTACCTTGCGCTCGGTGAATCCGTCACCCTATTTGTTTTACTTCAATTTTGGCGATTTCCGAATTTTCGGTTCGTCGCCCGAAGCTCACCTGGTGGTGGATGCCAAAAAGCAGAAAGCTTTCATCAAACCTATTGCCGGAACATTCCGCCGCACGGGTAATGACGAAAAGGATGCCGAACTTGCAGAGAAACTCAGCACCGATAAAAAAGAAAATGCGGAGCATGTGATGTTGGTCGATTTGGCACGCAATGATTTGAGCCGCAATACTGATCATGTGGAGGTTGAGGTGTTCCGCGAAGTGCAGTATTATTCGCACGTATTACATTTGGTGTCAAGCGTTAGCGGACAGCTAAAACCTGACACTAAAGTTATTAAACTTTTTGCCGACACATTTCCGGCCGGAACGCTTTCGGGAGCTCCGAAAATAAAAGCCATGCAACTTATTGATAGCATTGAGCCCCACGACCGAGGTCCTTATGGCGGTTGTCTTGGTTATATCGGTTTCGATGGCAGCATGAATCAGGCCATTACCATACGATCATTTGTAAGTAAAAATAATACGCTTTATTATCAGGCCGGTGCCGGTATCGTTGCCAAGTCTGATGAAGAAAGTGAATTGCAGGAGGTAAATAATAAACTGGCGGCGCTCAAAAAGGCGGTGGATGTTGCTTCAGGAAGATAA
- a CDS encoding anthranilate synthase component II — translation MKILVFDNYDSFTYNLVHAVKKLGYTDVEVHRNDQIALEEIARFDKIILSPGPGVPSESGILLDVIRTYAPSKPILGVCLGEQAIAEAFGGTLINLTDVHHGISSMVDVVAEDVLFNGLDKKLEVGRYHSWAAEKSTLPECLTITAVDEEGMIMALAHKIYDVRGVQFHPESVLTPDGEKMLKNWLEA, via the coding sequence ATGAAGATATTAGTTTTCGATAATTACGACTCGTTTACCTACAACCTGGTGCATGCAGTCAAAAAATTGGGATATACCGATGTGGAAGTGCATCGCAACGACCAGATAGCATTAGAAGAAATTGCACGTTTCGATAAAATTATCCTGTCGCCGGGTCCCGGTGTGCCGTCCGAATCGGGCATTTTGTTGGATGTTATACGGACGTATGCTCCGTCTAAACCCATTTTGGGCGTATGCCTGGGAGAGCAGGCCATTGCTGAAGCTTTTGGCGGTACATTGATAAACCTTACCGATGTTCACCACGGGATAAGTTCTATGGTAGATGTAGTGGCAGAAGATGTTCTTTTCAACGGGTTGGATAAAAAGCTGGAAGTGGGGCGTTATCATTCCTGGGCTGCTGAGAAATCTACCTTGCCGGAATGCCTGACCATTACAGCTGTGGATGAAGAAGGTATGATTATGGCATTGGCACACAAAATCTACGATGTACGTGGCGTTCAGTTTCATCCGGAATCGGTATTAACTCCTGACGGGGAGAAAATGCTGAAGAATTGGTTGGAAGCTTAG
- the trpD gene encoding anthranilate phosphoribosyltransferase, translated as MKQILNQLFNHQSLTREEAAEVMTNIAAGKYNDAQIAAFISVYLMRSIELDELIGFRNALLELAIPMDLSEFDALDIVGTGGDGKNTFNISTCSCFAVAGAGYKVAKHGNYGATSVSGASNVLEYYGAKFTTDIDVIKRSLDQSGFAYLHAPFCNPAMKNVAPVRKNLGVRTFFNVLGPLISPVRPQYQCLGVYSLKMMRLYNYIYQNLGVQYSVVHSLDGYDEISLTDTCKIMTNAGEFVYTPEQLGFKRLKQEELSGGETVDDAAQIFINVLDNNATEAQRNAVIINSALAIQTRNPIKPMEQCIAEATESLAGGYAKKAFEKFVEIYK; from the coding sequence ATGAAACAAATACTTAATCAATTATTTAATCACCAGTCGCTGACTCGCGAGGAAGCAGCAGAAGTGATGACCAACATAGCTGCCGGAAAGTATAATGATGCTCAAATAGCCGCATTTATATCTGTATATTTGATGCGCAGTATTGAACTCGATGAATTGATTGGCTTCCGTAATGCCTTGTTGGAGCTTGCTATTCCGATGGATTTGTCGGAATTCGATGCACTCGATATTGTTGGTACAGGCGGTGATGGAAAAAATACGTTCAATATCTCCACTTGCAGCTGTTTTGCAGTGGCGGGAGCAGGCTATAAAGTGGCCAAACACGGCAATTATGGTGCTACCTCGGTCAGTGGGGCATCGAATGTACTCGAGTATTATGGCGCCAAATTTACGACGGATATCGATGTGATAAAACGCTCGCTCGACCAATCGGGATTTGCTTATTTACATGCACCGTTTTGTAATCCTGCTATGAAAAACGTAGCGCCTGTACGTAAAAATCTGGGTGTACGCACTTTCTTCAATGTGCTGGGACCACTTATCAGTCCGGTGCGTCCTCAGTATCAATGTTTGGGCGTATATAGTTTGAAAATGATGCGTCTTTACAATTATATTTATCAAAATCTGGGAGTGCAATATTCTGTCGTTCATAGTTTGGATGGATACGATGAAATCTCGCTGACAGATACCTGTAAGATTATGACCAATGCCGGTGAGTTTGTTTATACACCGGAACAACTTGGTTTCAAACGTTTAAAACAAGAAGAACTCTCAGGAGGCGAAACAGTTGACGATGCCGCACAGATATTTATCAATGTGCTGGATAACAACGCTACCGAAGCCCAACGCAATGCTGTAATTATCAACTCGGCACTGGCAATTCAGACACGCAATCCGATAAAACCAATGGAGCAATGCATTGCTGAAGCCACCGAATCGCTTGCTGGTGGATATGCCAAAAAAGCGTTTGAAAAATTTGTGGAGATATATAAATAA
- the trpC gene encoding indole-3-glycerol phosphate synthase TrpC, translating to MNNDKNIQDNSNSNSPLGVRGSNILDKIIASKKVEVAARNLSTPVSALEKSPVFSRKCLSLKQSLLNSESGIISEFKRKSPSLGWIHEDADVVDVTSGYSAAGASGISILTDEEYFGGTPMDLMAARQFIACPVLRKDFVIDEYQLYEAKAMGADVVLLIAAALTVQQTLELARKAHELGLEVLLEVHNAEELGHANDYVDLLGVNNRNLKTFEQNIQTSFNLAALIPDQLVKVSESGISKGETVKELRKVGYKGFLMGENFMKEEDPAAALANFIENLQ from the coding sequence ATGAATAATGACAAAAACATACAAGATAATAGTAACTCTAATTCCCCTTTAGGGGTTAGGGGTAGTAATATCTTAGATAAAATAATAGCAAGTAAAAAAGTTGAAGTGGCGGCTCGTAATCTCTCAACACCTGTTTCGGCTTTAGAAAAGTCTCCTGTTTTTTCCCGTAAATGCTTGTCGTTGAAGCAAAGTTTGCTGAACTCGGAATCGGGAATTATTTCTGAGTTTAAACGTAAATCGCCGTCACTCGGTTGGATACACGAAGATGCGGACGTGGTGGATGTAACTTCGGGTTATAGTGCAGCCGGAGCCTCAGGTATTTCTATTCTTACGGATGAAGAGTATTTTGGCGGTACGCCAATGGATTTGATGGCTGCCCGTCAGTTTATAGCTTGTCCGGTGTTGCGTAAGGATTTTGTGATTGACGAATATCAGCTTTACGAAGCCAAAGCCATGGGGGCTGATGTGGTGCTGCTGATTGCCGCCGCGCTCACTGTGCAACAAACGCTTGAGCTTGCCCGCAAAGCACATGAACTCGGGTTGGAAGTATTGCTTGAAGTACATAATGCCGAAGAACTCGGTCATGCCAACGACTACGTGGATTTGTTGGGTGTCAACAACCGTAACCTGAAAACTTTTGAACAAAACATTCAGACTTCGTTCAATTTGGCAGCATTGATTCCAGATCAGTTAGTGAAAGTGAGCGAAAGCGGCATCTCTAAGGGGGAGACCGTTAAGGAATTGCGAAAGGTAGGTTACAAAGGTTTCCTGATGGGTGAAAATTTTATGAAGGAAGAAGATCCTGCGGCAGCGCTAGCGAATTTTATTGAAAATTTACAGTAG
- a CDS encoding phosphoribosylanthranilate isomerase encodes MKIKICGMKIPENIYAIAELKPDFMGFIFYPKSPRYAEPLDMEALKALPRRILKIGVFVNASLDDMLTAIKKYALNGVQLHGTESEDICYTLKMAGLLVFKAFPVAEVSDFDATDRYEGTCDFFLFDTKTKEYGGSGVKFDWRMLESYKGETAFLLSGGISADDADAIRAINHPKFTGIDLNSKFEVEPGLKDIDLLKSFLKEIGK; translated from the coding sequence ATGAAAATCAAAATCTGCGGGATGAAAATCCCTGAAAATATATATGCAATTGCGGAGTTGAAGCCCGATTTTATGGGTTTCATTTTTTACCCCAAGTCACCACGCTATGCTGAACCGTTGGATATGGAGGCATTAAAGGCATTGCCCAGGCGAATTTTGAAAATAGGTGTTTTTGTAAATGCGTCGTTGGATGATATGCTGACTGCGATAAAAAAATACGCGCTCAACGGAGTACAATTGCACGGCACAGAGTCTGAAGATATTTGTTATACCTTAAAAATGGCAGGTTTGCTTGTATTTAAAGCATTCCCGGTGGCTGAGGTATCTGATTTTGATGCAACAGACAGATACGAAGGTACCTGCGACTTTTTTTTGTTTGATACGAAAACCAAAGAGTATGGAGGCTCGGGTGTGAAGTTCGACTGGAGAATGTTGGAGAGCTATAAAGGTGAAACGGCTTTTTTGCTGAGTGGTGGAATTTCTGCCGATGACGCGGATGCCATACGTGCCATCAATCATCCAAAGTTCACCGGAATTGACCTGAATAGTAAGTTTGAGGTGGAACCGGGACTTAAAGATATTGATTTACTAAAGAGTTTTTTGAAAGAGATAGGAAAATGA